The Methanocaldococcus jannaschii DSM 2661 genome has a segment encoding these proteins:
- a CDS encoding 4Fe-4S dicluster domain-containing protein has product MVVVNVGSCIGCRRCERSCPINGITFNEFPIKCMHCDRNPCLYACPENAIERINNKVVVIKDKCVGCGLCALACPFGAIRIDGVAIKCNGCYKRDVEICKEVCPTGAINNLEEILNNKIQNTVNKFNKLYYLYANAK; this is encoded by the coding sequence ATGGTTGTAGTAAATGTTGGGTCTTGCATTGGATGTAGGAGATGTGAAAGGAGTTGTCCAATAAATGGAATAACCTTCAATGAATTTCCAATAAAATGTATGCATTGTGATAGAAATCCTTGTCTATATGCATGTCCGGAGAATGCAATAGAGAGGATTAATAACAAAGTGGTGGTTATAAAAGATAAGTGTGTTGGTTGTGGTTTGTGTGCTTTAGCATGTCCATTTGGAGCTATAAGAATTGATGGAGTAGCGATAAAATGTAATGGATGTTATAAAAGAGATGTTGAGATTTGCAAAGAAGTATGTCCAACAGGAGCTATTAACAACCTTGAAGAAATATTAAATAATAAAATACAAAATACAGTGAATAAATTTAATAAGCTTTACTATCTTTATGCAAATGCAAAATAA
- the infB gene encoding intein-containing translation initiation factor aIF-2 — protein sequence MAKKNTKKDNKNQNLRCPIVCVLGHVDHGKCLMPHEKVLTEYGEIKIEDLFKIGKEIVEKDELKEIRKLNIKVHTLNENGEIKIINAPYVWKLKHKGKMIKVKLKNWHSITTTPEHPFLTNNGWIKAENIKKGMYVAIPRKIYGNEDFEKFIEFINSKILTNELIVKVNEKDLKNVELPSTKIYKKQKNVFRSEDIIEHNLNIEKISFSPRIHRCGKPQHYIKLPKSLNEWKAIFYFAGVMFGDGCVDRIANNDEEVFNKLKSLNNLGIEVERIKRKSSYEIIFKNGKNALINLLKILFDYPSEKKSHNIKIPQILYIAPKELVAEFIKGYFDADGYVNLRQNRIEVISASKEFIEGLSILLLRFEITSKIYEIKKSYKETKKKYYQLNIVGKRNLKNFKNIGFSIKYKEENLNKIIEKSRKSEKYPINKDMKRLRILFGMTRNEVNVSYYAKYENGKEIPSYEIVKKFLNSLKPKNLDKKIKVLEGKERDVNYLKAFESDGLIENGRLTKLGREALNIWKNHEFGKENIDYMKSLIENIAFVEVEDVEIIDYDGYVYDLTTETHNFIANGIVVHNTTLLDKIRKTRVAKREAGGITQHIGASEIPIDVIKRLCGDLLKMLKADLKIPGLLVIDTPGHEAFTSLRKRGGALADIAILVVDINEGFKPQTVEAVNILRQCKTPFVVAANKIDLIPGWNSKEGPFILNFNEKNQHPNALTEFEIRLYENIIKPLNELGFDADLYSRVQDVTKTVCIIPVSAVTGEGIPDLLMMVAGLAQKFLEDRLKLNVEGYAKGTILEVKEEKGLGTTIDAIIYDGIAKRGDYLVVGLPDDVLVTRVKALLKPKPLDEMRDPRDKFKPVNEVTAAAGVKIAAPELDKVIAGCPIRIVPKDKIEEAKEEVMKEVEEAKIEVDDEGILIKADTLGSLEALANELRKAGVKIKKAEVGDVTKKDVIEVASYKQSNPLHGAIVAFNVKILPEAQKEIEKYDIKVFLDNIIYKLVEDFTEWIKKEEERIKYGEFEKLIKPAIIRILPDCIFRQKDPAICGVEVLCGTLRVGAPLMREDGMQLGYVREIKDRGENVKEAKAGKAVSIAIDGRVVLKRHVDEGDYMYVAVPESHVRELYHKYMDRLRNDEKEALLRYMELMQKLTNNIFWGR from the coding sequence ATGGCTAAAAAAAACACTAAGAAGGATAATAAAAATCAGAATCTCAGATGTCCAATTGTGTGTGTTTTAGGACACGTTGACCATGGAAAGTGCTTAATGCCTCATGAGAAAGTTTTAACTGAGTATGGAGAGATTAAGATTGAGGACTTATTTAAAATAGGAAAAGAGATTGTTGAGAAAGATGAGTTAAAAGAAATAAGAAAGTTGAATATAAAAGTTCATACACTAAATGAAAATGGAGAAATTAAGATAATAAATGCTCCTTATGTGTGGAAACTAAAACATAAAGGAAAAATGATAAAAGTTAAGTTAAAGAATTGGCATTCAATAACTACAACGCCAGAACATCCATTCTTAACCAATAATGGTTGGATAAAAGCAGAAAATATCAAAAAAGGAATGTATGTTGCAATACCAAGAAAAATTTATGGTAATGAGGATTTTGAGAAGTTCATTGAATTTATTAATTCAAAGATATTAACTAATGAATTAATTGTAAAAGTTAATGAGAAAGATTTAAAAAACGTAGAGTTGCCTTCAACAAAAATCTACAAAAAACAGAAAAATGTTTTCAGAAGCGAAGATATTATTGAACATAATCTAAATATTGAAAAAATATCATTCTCTCCAAGAATCCACAGATGTGGAAAACCTCAGCACTATATAAAACTTCCAAAGTCGTTGAATGAATGGAAAGCTATATTCTACTTTGCAGGAGTTATGTTTGGGGATGGATGTGTGGATAGAATAGCAAATAATGATGAAGAAGTATTCAACAAATTAAAATCATTGAATAATTTAGGAATTGAAGTTGAGAGAATAAAAAGAAAAAGTTCCTATGAAATAATATTTAAAAATGGAAAAAATGCGTTAATTAATCTCCTTAAAATATTATTTGATTACCCAAGTGAAAAGAAATCCCATAATATAAAAATCCCACAAATATTATACATAGCTCCAAAAGAGCTTGTAGCAGAGTTTATTAAAGGATACTTTGATGCAGATGGGTATGTAAATTTAAGACAGAATAGAATTGAAGTAATAAGTGCATCAAAGGAATTTATTGAAGGACTTTCTATTCTTTTATTAAGATTCGAAATAACATCAAAAATCTATGAAATTAAAAAATCTTACAAAGAAACTAAAAAGAAATACTACCAATTAAACATTGTAGGAAAGAGAAACTTAAAGAACTTCAAAAACATTGGGTTTTCAATAAAATATAAAGAAGAAAACTTAAACAAAATCATTGAAAAGAGTAGAAAAAGTGAGAAGTATCCAATAAATAAAGATATGAAAAGATTAAGAATTTTGTTTGGAATGACAAGGAATGAAGTAAATGTCTCATACTATGCAAAATATGAAAATGGAAAAGAGATTCCTTCCTATGAAATTGTTAAGAAATTCCTAAATTCATTAAAACCAAAGAACTTAGATAAAAAGATAAAAGTATTGGAAGGAAAAGAAAGAGATGTTAATTATTTAAAAGCATTTGAAAGCGATGGTTTAATAGAGAATGGAAGATTAACTAAATTAGGAAGAGAAGCATTAAATATTTGGAAGAATCATGAATTTGGAAAAGAGAATATTGACTATATGAAATCATTAATAGAAAATATTGCATTTGTTGAAGTTGAAGATGTTGAAATTATTGATTATGATGGCTATGTGTATGATTTAACAACTGAAACACACAACTTTATAGCAAATGGTATAGTTGTTCATAACACAACACTTTTAGACAAGATTAGAAAAACAAGAGTCGCTAAAAGAGAAGCTGGAGGAATTACCCAACACATAGGAGCAAGTGAGATTCCAATAGATGTCATAAAACGGCTGTGTGGAGATTTATTAAAGATGCTAAAAGCAGATTTAAAAATCCCTGGATTGTTGGTTATAGACACCCCTGGGCATGAGGCATTTACCTCATTAAGAAAAAGAGGAGGAGCTTTGGCTGATATAGCCATATTAGTTGTAGATATAAACGAGGGCTTTAAACCACAAACTGTTGAGGCTGTTAATATATTAAGACAGTGCAAAACCCCATTTGTTGTAGCAGCAAATAAAATTGACTTAATTCCTGGATGGAACTCTAAGGAAGGGCCGTTTATCTTAAACTTCAATGAAAAAAATCAGCATCCAAATGCTTTAACTGAATTTGAAATAAGGTTGTATGAAAACATAATAAAACCATTAAATGAGCTTGGTTTTGATGCTGATTTATACTCAAGAGTTCAAGACGTTACAAAAACTGTCTGTATTATTCCAGTATCAGCAGTTACTGGAGAGGGAATTCCTGATTTATTGATGATGGTTGCTGGATTAGCCCAAAAGTTTTTAGAGGATAGATTAAAGCTTAATGTTGAAGGTTATGCAAAGGGAACAATATTAGAAGTTAAGGAAGAAAAAGGATTGGGGACAACGATAGATGCCATAATTTATGATGGGATTGCTAAGAGAGGAGATTATTTAGTTGTTGGATTGCCTGATGATGTTTTAGTGACAAGAGTTAAAGCTTTATTAAAGCCGAAGCCATTAGATGAGATGAGAGACCCAAGAGATAAATTTAAGCCAGTAAATGAAGTTACTGCCGCTGCAGGAGTTAAGATAGCCGCTCCTGAATTGGATAAAGTCATAGCTGGATGTCCAATAAGGATTGTTCCAAAAGATAAGATAGAGGAAGCAAAAGAAGAGGTTATGAAAGAAGTTGAAGAGGCAAAGATAGAGGTTGATGATGAAGGAATTTTAATAAAAGCAGATACTCTTGGTTCTTTAGAAGCTTTAGCTAATGAGTTAAGGAAGGCAGGAGTTAAGATTAAGAAGGCAGAGGTTGGAGATGTAACTAAGAAGGATGTTATTGAAGTTGCATCATACAAGCAGAGTAATCCATTACATGGAGCAATAGTTGCCTTTAACGTAAAAATTTTACCAGAAGCTCAGAAAGAAATTGAAAAATATGACATAAAGGTGTTTTTAGATAACATTATCTATAAGTTGGTTGAGGACTTCACAGAGTGGATTAAAAAAGAGGAAGAGAGAATTAAATATGGAGAGTTTGAAAAACTTATCAAGCCAGCAATCATCAGGATTTTACCAGATTGTATATTCAGACAGAAAGACCCTGCAATTTGTGGAGTTGAAGTCCTCTGTGGAACTTTAAGAGTTGGAGCTCCTTTAATGAGGGAGGATGGAATGCAATTAGGTTATGTTAGGGAAATAAAAGATAGAGGAGAAAATGTTAAAGAGGCAAAAGCAGGAAAGGCAGTTTCAATAGCTATAGATGGAAGAGTTGTATTAAAAAGGCATGTTGATGAAGGGGACTATATGTATGTAGCTGTTCCAGAAAGTCATGTTAGAGAGCTCTACCATAAATACATGGATAGGTTGAGAAATGATGAAAAAGAGGCATTGTTAAGATATATGGAGTTGATGCAAAAGCTAACAAACAACATATTCTGGGGAAGATAA
- a CDS encoding tetratricopeptide repeat protein, producing the protein MDYDNMVKTLEILKDVVNALECADKGNFDKALEYLEKAQKVDKDNPLVLYVKGIVLKLKGDMEKAEKYFECLENIEGTSLLSLGNLICLTFVKGEYERTLKYIEKLSRLSKPCYLSPFHKALIYIEFGEFEKALEALDEFLKIYPNLTSILRQKASILEILGKLDEALDCVNKILSIKKDDAHAWYLKGRILKKLGNIKEALDALKMAINLNENLVHVYKDIAYLELANNNYEEALNYITKYLEKFPNDVEAKFYLALIYENLNKVDDALKIYDKIISNKNVKDKLLIKSSILNKARILEKLGKIEEAVETYNKAFDNNI; encoded by the coding sequence ATGGATTATGATAATATGGTAAAAACATTAGAAATATTAAAAGATGTTGTTAATGCCTTAGAATGTGCAGATAAAGGAAATTTTGATAAAGCATTAGAATATTTAGAAAAAGCTCAGAAAGTTGATAAGGATAATCCTTTAGTATTGTATGTAAAAGGAATTGTGTTAAAACTCAAAGGAGATATGGAAAAAGCAGAAAAATATTTTGAATGCTTAGAAAATATTGAAGGAACATCTTTATTGTCTTTAGGGAATCTTATATGTTTAACATTCGTTAAAGGAGAGTATGAAAGAACATTAAAATATATTGAGAAGTTATCAAGATTATCTAAACCATGCTATTTGTCTCCATTCCATAAAGCTTTAATTTATATAGAATTTGGAGAATTTGAAAAGGCACTTGAAGCTCTTGATGAATTTTTAAAAATATATCCAAATCTAACCTCAATTTTAAGACAGAAGGCATCAATATTAGAAATACTTGGGAAATTAGATGAAGCACTGGATTGTGTGAATAAAATTTTAAGTATTAAAAAAGATGATGCCCATGCATGGTATTTAAAAGGAAGAATTTTAAAGAAACTTGGAAATATAAAAGAAGCGTTAGATGCATTAAAAATGGCAATAAACTTAAACGAAAATCTAGTTCATGTTTATAAAGATATCGCTTATTTAGAATTGGCAAATAATAATTATGAAGAGGCATTAAACTATATAACCAAATATTTAGAAAAATTTCCAAATGATGTTGAAGCAAAGTTCTATTTAGCTTTGATATATGAAAATCTCAACAAAGTTGATGATGCTTTAAAAATATATGATAAAATTATTTCAAACAAAAATGTTAAAGATAAGCTATTAATAAAATCATCTATACTAAATAAAGCGAGAATCCTCGAAAAACTTGGAAAAATTGAAGAAGCAGTAGAAACCTATAATAAAGCCTTTGATAACAACATTTAA